One window from the genome of Treponema sp. OMZ 838 encodes:
- a CDS encoding DNA-directed RNA polymerase subunit omega, which translates to MIFPLKELIEFKGNIYEITCAATRRAFQLVTIQDPILEENNDKVVCTAASQVFTGAIDYKIEYRPDHS; encoded by the coding sequence ATGATTTTTCCGTTAAAAGAATTGATTGAATTCAAAGGCAATATTTATGAAATTACCTGTGCTGCAACACGGCGCGCTTTTCAGCTGGTAACTATTCAAGATCCGATACTCGAAGAAAACAACGATAAGGTTGTGTGCACTGCAGCGTCGCAAGTGTTTACCGGTGCTATCGACTATAAAATAGAATACCGCCCCGATCATTCCTAA
- the miaA gene encoding tRNA (adenosine(37)-N6)-dimethylallyltransferase MiaA, translated as MISTHTIPVAVIFGATACGKTALAAHLFTSPVNSIKAEIISADSVQVYRGMPIGSAQPSQELLDTLPHHLIGICNPSEEFSVADFVRSADALCQDIASRGKLPVVLGGTAFYIKHFMYGMPVTPQADPVLRAQLQERMQRVGAAAMHAELASFDPTSAAKIHIHDEYRIIRAHEVYCASGRPLSSFELSYRYREGFRFCPICLDRPRDELYRRIEIRVDEMFVQGLQQEIAQLVSEGCTAEYPAMKAIGYREFFELSPDAPAAAPLDAVKDLIKRNSKRYAKRQQTFFQSFPNIHRIDMTDSKSEQQVVEILQQLCYRGSLGIPRSL; from the coding sequence TTGATATCGACACATACCATTCCGGTCGCGGTTATTTTCGGGGCTACCGCCTGCGGGAAAACCGCGCTTGCCGCTCATCTTTTTACTTCTCCTGTTAACTCCATTAAAGCAGAGATTATATCTGCCGATTCGGTGCAGGTATATCGCGGTATGCCGATCGGTTCGGCTCAGCCTTCGCAAGAGCTTCTCGATACGCTCCCCCATCACCTCATCGGGATATGTAACCCTTCCGAAGAATTTTCCGTAGCGGACTTTGTACGCAGCGCGGATGCACTCTGCCAGGACATTGCAAGCCGCGGCAAACTGCCGGTTGTGCTTGGCGGGACGGCTTTTTACATTAAACATTTTATGTACGGTATGCCGGTTACCCCGCAGGCGGATCCGGTTTTACGTGCACAATTGCAGGAACGGATGCAGCGTGTCGGCGCCGCGGCAATGCACGCGGAACTTGCGTCTTTTGACCCCACATCGGCAGCCAAGATCCACATCCATGACGAATACCGTATCATCCGCGCGCACGAGGTGTATTGCGCCTCAGGGCGGCCGCTCAGCTCATTCGAGCTGTCGTACCGTTATCGCGAGGGTTTCCGCTTTTGTCCGATATGTTTAGACCGCCCTCGCGATGAACTGTACCGGCGCATCGAAATCCGTGTCGATGAGATGTTTGTGCAAGGATTGCAACAGGAAATTGCGCAGCTCGTTTCCGAAGGGTGTACAGCCGAATATCCTGCAATGAAAGCAATCGGTTACCGAGAGTTTTTTGAGCTTTCCCCCGATGCGCCGGCGGCCGCCCCACTCGATGCGGTGAAAGACCTCATTAAGCGCAACAGCAAACGGTACGCCAAACGGCAGCAAACCTTTTTCCAATCCTTTCCGAATATTCACCGCATCGATATGACCGACTCGAAAAGCGAACAGCAAGTCGTAGAGATACTTCAGCAACTCTGTTATAGAGGATCTCTAGGAATACCAAGGTCTCTCTAA
- a CDS encoding radical SAM protein, whose protein sequence is MNVGLQKTTLVNYPRKVAAAVFLPGCNLRCPYCYNGELVCASVSEGPAGKSLQGGMNDYVPIEAVYEHIEKRKPVLHGLVISGGEALLSPVLPELILRARKAGLAVKLDTNGLLPDKMYSLLHDDALCPDMIAVDIKTAPARYHELKFCCPAGTEPSAEQPEAALKRTLMILQEKHTFRRPVEIEYRTVLVPPLVAAEDIRAISALLPSDAAWFFAPFLPGNCLNPAWNTIRPYTQAETEELIRLAGTKIPNSRLR, encoded by the coding sequence ATGAATGTCGGTCTGCAGAAAACCACACTTGTCAACTATCCGCGCAAGGTTGCTGCTGCGGTTTTTCTGCCCGGCTGTAACTTGCGCTGCCCGTATTGCTATAACGGTGAGCTTGTATGTGCGTCCGTTTCGGAAGGTCCTGCCGGTAAGTCATTGCAGGGCGGTATGAATGATTACGTACCGATCGAAGCGGTTTATGAACATATCGAAAAGCGGAAGCCGGTATTGCATGGACTTGTTATTTCGGGCGGTGAAGCACTCCTGTCTCCGGTTTTACCGGAACTTATTCTACGGGCACGAAAGGCAGGGCTTGCCGTTAAGCTTGATACAAACGGTTTACTGCCGGATAAGATGTATTCCCTCCTGCATGACGACGCACTCTGTCCGGATATGATAGCCGTTGATATCAAGACTGCTCCCGCCCGTTATCATGAACTCAAATTTTGTTGCCCGGCAGGGACTGAGCCGTCGGCTGAACAGCCTGAAGCTGCACTGAAACGGACTCTGATGATTTTGCAGGAAAAGCACACGTTCCGACGGCCGGTAGAAATCGAATATAGAACTGTTCTTGTACCGCCGCTTGTAGCCGCCGAGGATATACGCGCTATTTCAGCATTGCTCCCTTCCGATGCCGCATGGTTTTTTGCTCCCTTTTTGCCGGGGAACTGTCTTAATCCCGCATGGAATACAATCCGTCCATATACACAGGCTGAAACAGAAGAGCTGATTCGGCTTGCCGGAACAAAGATTCCCAATAGTAGATTACGTTAA
- the nrdD gene encoding anaerobic ribonucleoside-triphosphate reductase gives MRTREAINADIAAAQSELQNVHGSTTEVYARIVGYYRSVRNWNKGKREEFSERKMFEHENPKTPLYAGKSTVVDTGTTSIQYPAFFEVYTRKTCPNCPPVKDYCNNLGIDIHYIDADTEEGIKAAAKHGVRSCPTVIMYNESEKELSRAYSVADLKAYHLTPYTVEAVIA, from the coding sequence ATGAGAACAAGAGAAGCAATCAATGCTGATATTGCAGCTGCACAGTCTGAGCTGCAAAATGTACACGGTTCTACAACGGAAGTATATGCACGCATAGTCGGTTATTACCGTTCCGTCCGTAACTGGAATAAGGGCAAGCGCGAAGAGTTTTCAGAGCGGAAAATGTTCGAACACGAAAATCCTAAAACGCCCCTCTATGCAGGGAAAAGTACCGTAGTTGATACGGGAACAACATCAATTCAATATCCTGCCTTTTTTGAGGTATATACGCGGAAGACGTGTCCCAACTGTCCACCTGTTAAGGATTACTGCAATAATCTCGGTATTGACATCCATTATATCGATGCCGACACCGAAGAAGGTATTAAAGCAGCTGCAAAGCACGGCGTTCGATCCTGTCCTACCGTTATCATGTATAATGAATCGGAAAAAGAACTTTCCCGTGCATATTCGGTTGCCGATCTTAAAGCGTATCACTTAACTCCATATACGGTTGAAGCGGTTATCGCGTAA
- the rpsP gene encoding 30S ribosomal protein S16, with product MSVKIRLKKFGTKKRPYYRIVVQDVREPRDGKTIDEVGIYHPIEAEDQQIAFDADKVRGWLNKGAQPTDTVRHLLNKKQFTL from the coding sequence GTGAGCGTAAAAATCAGACTCAAGAAATTCGGAACAAAAAAGCGTCCGTATTACCGCATCGTGGTACAGGATGTCCGCGAACCCCGTGATGGTAAAACCATCGACGAAGTAGGCATCTATCATCCTATTGAAGCGGAAGATCAGCAGATTGCTTTTGATGCCGATAAAGTACGCGGTTGGCTTAATAAAGGCGCTCAGCCGACCGACACGGTTCGTCACTTGCTCAACAAAAAACAATTCACGTTATAG
- a CDS encoding KH domain-containing protein, which yields MERDLVEYIAKSLVDDPSAVSVSEKETDRGIVLELRVASGDVGKVIGKFGRVAQAIRTLLMASAGRSGTRYLLEILD from the coding sequence ATGGAACGTGATTTAGTCGAGTACATTGCAAAATCGCTTGTTGATGATCCCAGTGCCGTTTCCGTATCGGAAAAAGAGACCGACCGCGGTATTGTGCTGGAATTGCGCGTTGCAAGCGGTGATGTAGGAAAGGTAATCGGAAAATTCGGAAGGGTTGCTCAGGCAATTCGGACGTTGCTTATGGCATCAGCCGGCCGGAGCGGAACCCGTTATTTGCTGGAAATTCTTGATTAA
- the rimM gene encoding ribosome maturation factor RimM (Essential for efficient processing of 16S rRNA), giving the protein MDWLITGRIRGTFGLEGFLKIESCSGEYEHFLNFKEIKLQLPSKGTETQPPDLFYQVEECVVRNTDALLKLRGIDSPEAAKKLHGADILVPRDMACPLERGEFYINDLCNSDLVYKGNSVGTIADVVEGGGGLLLEVSEAATGRTVYVPFRSQFIGKINIPAKQVELMHRWILE; this is encoded by the coding sequence ATGGACTGGCTCATAACCGGTAGGATTCGGGGTACATTCGGTCTTGAAGGCTTCCTTAAAATTGAAAGCTGTTCGGGCGAATATGAACATTTTCTAAACTTTAAAGAGATAAAACTGCAGCTTCCATCCAAGGGGACGGAAACACAGCCCCCCGATCTATTCTATCAGGTTGAAGAGTGCGTTGTCCGCAATACGGACGCGTTATTAAAACTACGAGGTATCGATTCGCCCGAAGCGGCAAAGAAGCTGCACGGAGCGGATATATTGGTTCCTCGCGATATGGCTTGCCCGCTCGAACGCGGCGAGTTTTATATCAATGATCTTTGTAATTCTGACCTTGTGTACAAAGGAAATTCTGTGGGTACAATTGCAGATGTAGTGGAAGGCGGAGGCGGATTGTTATTGGAAGTCTCCGAGGCTGCAACAGGCAGAACCGTGTATGTTCCGTTTCGTTCTCAATTTATTGGAAAGATAAATATACCGGCAAAGCAGGTTGAGCTTATGCACCGCTGGATTCTCGAATGA
- the trmD gene encoding tRNA (guanosine(37)-N1)-methyltransferase TrmD encodes MRFNVLTLFPEIPAAFFESSIMAKAVERGLITYNLVNIRDFAYDKHRTCDDLTYGGGAGMLLLPQPLSLALDSVQAAEKRVIYVTPSGKPLTQSRAAELAREQELVFICGRYEGIDQRIIDEYVDDEISLGDYVMSSGELAALVIIDAVYRLIDGVISRESLEEESFSDGLLEYPQYTRPQIFRDRAVPEVLLSGHHEHIRKWRLEQRIRKTLAMRPDLLTAIRSSPEWTKEAELILQEITNGREFNS; translated from the coding sequence ATGAGATTCAATGTGCTGACCTTGTTTCCCGAAATACCCGCCGCCTTTTTCGAATCGTCGATCATGGCGAAGGCGGTTGAGCGGGGGCTTATTACCTACAATCTGGTGAATATCCGCGACTTTGCTTACGACAAGCACCGAACCTGTGATGATCTAACCTACGGCGGCGGGGCTGGAATGCTCCTATTGCCGCAGCCACTTTCGCTCGCGCTCGATTCCGTACAGGCTGCCGAAAAACGGGTTATCTATGTAACCCCTTCCGGTAAACCCTTGACGCAATCACGTGCAGCGGAGCTTGCACGAGAACAAGAACTCGTGTTTATCTGCGGCCGCTACGAAGGAATTGATCAGCGGATCATCGACGAATACGTTGACGATGAAATTTCGCTCGGCGACTACGTCATGTCCTCAGGTGAACTTGCTGCACTCGTAATAATAGACGCGGTGTACCGCTTGATCGACGGCGTTATTTCCCGCGAATCCCTTGAAGAGGAGAGCTTTTCCGACGGTTTGTTGGAATACCCCCAGTACACACGGCCGCAGATATTCAGGGACAGAGCAGTTCCTGAAGTGCTTCTGTCCGGCCACCACGAACACATTCGTAAATGGCGGCTTGAACAGCGGATTAGAAAGACGCTTGCCATGCGTCCCGACTTGCTGACAGCAATCCGCAGTTCGCCTGAATGGACAAAAGAAGCGGAACTTATTTTACAGGAGATAACAAATGGCAGAGAATTTAATTCGTAA
- the rplS gene encoding 50S ribosomal protein L19 — translation MAENLIRKIEEKQKIVEKPSFRVGDTVKVHFKIIEGKTERIQIYEGLVLCFKNAGIGRTFTVRKNSYGVGVERVFPLHSPRIAKVEVVHAGKVRRAKLYYIREKIGKAAKIKTLLQKKN, via the coding sequence ATGGCAGAGAATTTAATTCGTAAGATTGAAGAAAAACAAAAGATTGTCGAAAAACCTTCTTTTAGAGTAGGCGATACCGTAAAGGTGCACTTCAAAATTATTGAAGGGAAAACCGAACGTATTCAGATATATGAAGGCTTGGTGCTGTGCTTTAAAAATGCCGGTATCGGCCGGACATTCACGGTAAGAAAGAACTCTTACGGCGTTGGTGTTGAACGCGTATTCCCGCTCCACTCACCGCGTATCGCAAAGGTGGAAGTTGTACATGCCGGTAAGGTACGCCGCGCCAAGCTGTATTACATCCGCGAGAAGATCGGTAAGGCGGCAAAGATTAAGACACTGCTGCAGAAAAAGAACTAG
- a CDS encoding EscU/YscU/HrcU family type III secretion system export apparatus switch protein produces MKSDNMSKVRDCSVALSYTFGESVPLITASGRGAVAQKIREIADKCHIPLINNPLLAEVLVEAEIGSCIPEETYQAVAALFAFLQKKDGIIGA; encoded by the coding sequence ATGAAAAGCGATAATATGAGCAAAGTACGGGATTGTTCGGTAGCATTGTCATATACATTCGGAGAGAGTGTTCCGCTGATCACCGCCTCAGGACGCGGTGCGGTTGCTCAAAAGATACGGGAAATTGCAGATAAATGTCATATTCCCCTTATCAATAACCCTCTGTTGGCGGAAGTGTTGGTTGAAGCTGAAATAGGCTCTTGTATTCCAGAAGAAACGTATCAAGCGGTTGCCGCTCTTTTTGCATTTCTTCAAAAAAAGGATGGGATAATCGGTGCTTAG
- a CDS encoding HD-GYP domain-containing protein, producing MAKALVDTAILAETIAKFMNLPEDYIDDIVLGSLLHDCGMLRIPGTILNKKTALSDTEMQTVAAHTVYGYKAVLSEFVYTERVAMLVLEHHERWDGKGYPNGLDKDSIEIGARIIAVVDAFVAMTARKAYRSALLGYDAMKTLLADKGRRFDYEVIKAMIQSIGVYPIGSIVLMNDTSIARVVGIDPEAPLRPLIRILIDESGHLYPNNKGKLIDLKEYKNTFIVKAIDPLQYQQKK from the coding sequence ATGGCAAAAGCCCTCGTTGATACTGCTATTTTGGCCGAAACCATTGCAAAATTTATGAATCTGCCGGAAGATTATATTGATGATATAGTACTCGGCTCTCTATTGCACGATTGCGGTATGCTGAGAATTCCGGGTACCATTTTAAATAAGAAGACTGCGCTTTCCGATACCGAAATGCAGACTGTTGCAGCCCATACCGTCTATGGCTATAAAGCTGTATTATCGGAATTTGTGTATACCGAACGAGTCGCAATGCTTGTTCTTGAGCACCATGAACGCTGGGACGGCAAAGGATATCCTAATGGACTTGATAAAGATTCCATCGAAATAGGTGCCCGTATTATTGCTGTTGTAGATGCCTTTGTCGCAATGACCGCACGGAAGGCGTATCGCAGTGCATTACTCGGTTACGATGCAATGAAAACCCTCCTTGCAGATAAAGGCCGCCGCTTTGATTATGAAGTTATCAAAGCGATGATTCAGAGTATCGGCGTATATCCTATCGGCTCAATAGTATTAATGAACGACACCTCCATCGCACGTGTAGTCGGTATAGACCCCGAAGCCCCCTTACGGCCGCTGATTAGAATCCTCATCGATGAAAGCGGGCATCTGTATCCTAACAATAAGGGCAAACTCATCGATTTAAAAGAATACAAAAATACTTTTATTGTCAAAGCGATCGATCCGTTGCAGTATCAGCAAAAAAAATGA
- a CDS encoding YraN family protein produces the protein MMEERLGPAGETFAAKWLERQGYSIIARNWRTRTGEIDIIAEKDETLIFFEVKTLPHTQLTDLDIIVGNRKQERICKTAKYFLLTHRKYNKMHIRFDVLVLPFDPRTIDTAEPLHLENAFEDYV, from the coding sequence ATGATGGAAGAACGGCTGGGGCCGGCAGGTGAGACATTCGCAGCAAAATGGCTTGAACGGCAAGGGTATTCCATCATTGCCCGAAACTGGCGAACAAGAACAGGGGAAATTGACATCATAGCAGAAAAGGACGAAACGCTTATCTTCTTTGAAGTAAAAACATTACCCCATACGCAGCTTACGGACTTGGATATCATTGTCGGAAATAGAAAACAGGAAAGGATTTGTAAAACCGCTAAATATTTTCTCTTAACTCATCGAAAATATAACAAGATGCATATACGGTTTGATGTTCTTGTGTTGCCGTTTGATCCGCGAACGATAGACACAGCTGAGCCTTTGCATCTAGAGAATGCTTTTGAGGATTATGTATGA